From the Solanum lycopersicum chromosome 10, SLM_r2.1 genome, one window contains:
- the LOC138338872 gene encoding uncharacterized protein, with amino-acid sequence MKFFADKKRTEREFLVGDWVYLKLQPYRQTSIALGRNLKLSSKHYGPYLIVEKIGLLAYKLVLPLHSKIHPVFHVSLLKKKVVDRVVIQSDLSYTNDDGQFLVKPVAILQWQMVKRNNVAVVQVLAQWSNIPKEDATWEDYDFLKAKFPGFDSNP; translated from the coding sequence ATGAAGTTTTTTGCGGATAAGAAAAGGACCGAGCGTGAGTTTCTAGTGGGAGATTGGGTTTACTTAAAGCTTCAACCATATCGACAGACTTCCATTGCTTTGGGACGAAATTTGAAGCTCAGTTCTAAACATTACGGTCCTTATTTGATAGTCGAAAAAATTGGGTTGTTGGCTTATAAATTAGTTCTACCTTTGCATTCTAAGATTCATCCAGTTTTTCATGTTTCGTTGTTAAAGAAGAAGGTCGTAGATCGAGTGGTTATACAGTCAGATTTGTCTTATACAAATGACGACGGACAGTTTTTGGTTAAGCCAGTGGCCATTCTGCAGTGGCAGATGGTCAAACGAAACAATGTAGCTGTTGTTCAGGTTTTGGCTCAGTGGTCTAATATTCCTAAGGAGGATGCCACTTGGGAAgattatgattttttgaagGCTAAGTTTCCTGGTTTCGATTCTAATCCTTGA